A segment of the Leptolyngbya sp. NIES-3755 genome:
CATCCGTATCGGACTTCAATAGCTTTGCGTTCTGAAACTGCGGATAAGCTTCGAGAATACTCTGTAAACTGCGAATGGGAATTTTGCTATCTGAGTCTGAAGCTTTTACGATCGTTGCTGTTCCTGATTGATGATGAATTTGCTCGATCGAAAGAGTGGTATCTTCCTCACCTACAAAGCAAGCTTCAATCTCAACTCTGTCTAAAATCGCTGCATTATGCTCTAGATAAGGTGTAAAGCTAGAACTTCCTTCGATACACAGAATTGGAATATCAGCATAATTCCGAATCAGTGCAGCACTATCGCCCACATTTGCACCAATGTCGATCGCGCTTGCATCTGGGTATTTCTGAAAAACGGCTTGAGCAATGTAACCCAATGAAGTGTCATATCTTTGCCAAGCTTGTTGATAACGGTCTAGAGCATGATCGAGCGGCAACAAAAGCGAATAACGCCCAATCGAATGAATCTTAGCCTCTAGTCCACTCTGATTAAGTTCGAGTAATTCAGCAAAAACAGTTTCTAGCTGCTCAACCGCTTTGATTTGACTAAATTCGCTGACTGCTCTCGACTGACCACAACGAGCGATCGACTCCCATTGATCCGAGTCGATCGCCAAAGTTGCCAGCACATCCGCGAGTTCGATCGAATTCTCTGACTCAAACAAAAGTCCATCAACTCCATGCTGATTGATAATTTCGCCAGCGCCCCCGGTTCCACTGGTTACTAAAGTCAATCCTGCTGACATTGCTTCAATTTGACTAATTCCAAAAGGCTCTTCAAAGCGCGATGGAAACACAAGAACATTGTGTGTTTTGTAGAGGTCTTTTAACTGTTGCCGCGAAAGTGCACCTGTGAATTGAATGCTGTCCTGTAAGTTCTCAGCAATGACAAAAGATTTCAGAGCTTCGACAAACTCAGGCTGAAACGTTCCACCTGCGATCGTGGCGCTAAACTCAATCCCGCTCGCATTCAGAATCGATAATGCCTCAAGCAGAACATCCGGTCCTTTGTAGGGCATGACTAAGCTTGCATAGGCAATTCTGAGTCGATCGCGGTTTGGCAGTTCTGGTTGATAAAACGCTTCAACATCTGCTCCCGGATAAATCGTCTGAACGTTCGAGGTCGGATATCCCTGCGAAGCGAGACTATGAATCACCCAATCGCTGCAAGTGATATAGCGGTAAATCGATCGCTGCGGTGAGCATTCAACCGGATAGCCTGGTTGAAAATTCATGACATAATGTGCGATCGGAATTTTTCGGCTCAAGAGTACATCAATCAGTTCAACGCCTACTGTCAAAAAATCTACGTTTCCAGCAAAACAAACATCAGGCTGAAACGCATCAATCTGCTGATTCAGGACTTGAACATTATGATGGAGTCGATCGCGGACTGTCTCTTCATCAAACCATCTTGTCTCTCCAGACCACTCACCCAACAGTTGAAAACATCGATCAATACAGGGTTCTGCATAACGGCTTTCATGCACTCCAAAAAATTCTGGAGTGTCGCTGGTCAGTACTAAAACTTGATGCCCGCGATGTTGTAAAAGCCGGGCAAAATCTGCGATCGATCTTTCATATCCACCCAGCACTTGAGGCGGGTAAAGGTTTGTCAGAACTAGAATCTTGAGCGACTTTGCGATTTCTGTTGAAACACCGCGATCGGAAATGGCTGAAGCAGTCAAAGCAACCTCCAGATATCAATACTGTTCAATCACGATCGCTCAGCTTTGGACGTAGATTTCCCACATCTGTTGGTAAGCTCGTTCCATTTCACGAGTGAACTGTTTACCATTCCACAGGGGAGACGATCGCTTGGATTGATGTAGCTTAGAAACAACGCTTTGCCGTAGGGCTGCATCCGTTCCGAGGCGTACACCCCATTCAATATACTCGCGATCGCTAAAAGCGATCCCTTCAGTTACACCGACATTCATCATCATGGTGTAACTATTGCGGGCAGCAAATTGCTCACCCACACGAGTCACAATCGGAATTTCTCGCCAAAGTGTTTCAAGCGTAGTCGTTGCGCCGTTATACGGGAAAGTATCGAGAACGATATCCGCGATCGCTAAATTCGCTCGATGACTGGGAACGGATGGATCAATTTTTGGAAAACGTAAGCGATCGTGTGAAACTCCAACTTCGTCTGCAATATCGAAGAAGAAGGTTTGAACGGACTTGCTATCTGCATAGCCTTTAATCAAGAGATAGCTATTTGGGACTTCTTTAATAATTTGCAGTTGCAGCTTTGCCGTATCTCGATGGCGTTTATAGCCTGCTTGTGAGGTGAGGAAAACAACTGCATCCTCTGGAATGTCTAGGTCTTCACGTCGCAGCGATGGAGCATCCACTTCAAACCCATCTACCCCAATGTAAGCCTGAGGCAATCGCCAAATTTTCTCGCTGTAGTAACTCTCTGCTGCCTCTGGTAGAACATAAGGATCAGCAATAAAATAGTCAACAGCCGGAACCCCTGACGCATCCCAGCCTAGCCAAGTCGCTTGCACCGGAGCAGGTCTGAGCGCCATGACTTCACAAGTAAGATCAAGCGTAATGCTATCGAGATCGATCAGAATATCGATTTCATCTTCATAGATTTGCTCGGCAATGGTAATCGCAGGTGTGATCACTGAGATGGGACGCATGTGATCGGCGCGAGTGGCGAATACCGCTTGAATCGGATCGTCGTTCTCTTGATAGCTGATCATGTAAGCGTAGATTTGAAAGCGATCGTGTTCATGATGGTTGAACAGCCAACGCGCTAACCACCCCACCGAATGATGCTTCATGCAGTAGGACAAGTAACCAATTCTGAGCGGTCTTGTCGGATTCGCTTGCCAAGCTTGAATTCGCTCTGAAAACTGAAACTTCTGGACTTGCTCTGCATACTGAAGCCGCTTATTGTTCTGGCAAAGCTCCATCAATTGGTTTTGTAGCGGTCGCCAGAGATCGGGTCGGTCTTTGCAGTAAACCAGGTGATAAGCAGCATTGAACAGTCGCGTGACTTGTAGTGAAGAAAGATCGCTGGGTTGCTGCTCCACAAGGGTTTGAAGTAAGTCGTACTGCTGTTGTGCAGTGGCGATCGCTTCTTCCCAATAGCCGCCTGCACTCAGCAATCCCCGCAGCAGAATATGTCCTGTGATCAGTTTGTCTGCCAGTGAGTTCACCTCCTCAAAGTGACGTTTGGCAACCGCAATTCCTTCATCGTAATTCAGAGCATTCTGATGGAATAACGCCAAATCGTTAAGCAAATCTGGAACGTTCTGAGATTGTAAAACGATCGTGATTAGTTCTGCTGCTTCTTTTGCTCGACCTAACTCGTGACCCAATCTAAATGCAGTACCCACGAGCAGATCATACCAAGCCTCAGCGTTAGAGATCCGAGTTCCACAAAGCTTGAGCAGTTCAAAAATCTCTGGTGAGGGCAGAACTTGACCAAAAACGCGCCGAATAGCTGTAAACGCTAAAGTTTGACTAAATTCGGGCTGTTCGGTTTGAAGTTGATCAATCAGCCCAATTTCAGCAAAAATAGCGGGTGTAAATAATCCGATCTCGATCGAGAGTTGGACCAGATGCCACAAATTATCAATGTGATTGGGTGAAACTTCTCGAATATGTTGGCGGATTGCCCAAGCCATTGAATAATCACACAGCGATTCGCGGCGTTCTGCTTCGGTTTGCAACACCTGAACTAGCTCTAAAACACTTTGCTCTTGCTGCTCTGAATCAGCTTCGGAAAGCGCAAGTAGCCAAGTCGTTTGGGCTTCTGCTTCTTCTCCTTGCAGCAATAACAGCAAGCCATAGTGCCAGTAATACAGTTTTTGCTCCGGTTCGTCAGCGATCGCTTGCTCGTAGAGGGTTGCAGCCTGAGCGTACTGTCCTTGAACTAAATAATCATGGGCTTGCTGTTGCCAGGATAAAGACGGATCAGTCGGGGGCGTTGACAGCATCGTCATAGGGAATCCACACAAAGAACGTATTGAGTATCGACAACGGTTACACCAAAATAACGCGCAAAAGCAAAGTGGACAGAATGAATCTGCCCACCTCAAAACCGTTTACGGTGTTACGAGCAATCTAGTTGTTCACTTGAGCCGTGCCAGTGCCGCAACTGATTGAATCAGCGCCACTTGCTGGAACGTTTGGCGCGGATGGAGTAGCCGTACCAGGGCTGTTCGCTTCGCACAATCCTGCAACGAAGTTCGATTGAGTTGTCGGAGTGCTGACCGATTGGCTACCATTGAAACTGGTGATGTTTGCGCTAATCGTCGTAGCGAATACACCGCCAACATATGCTTTGAGCGTTGCCACGTTCGGAATGCCAAAGTTGTTGACAGCGGTGAGCGGACCAGTAGCACCAGTAGGTGCTTTAGCAGTGTAAGTGTAGTTGGTGGTTGTCTTCGCCACGACTCCAGCCAGTTGTGCCAATTCAGTTGCAAAAGTTCCATTGGTGGAATAGTACTCTTGCTGAGCACGGTTCACACTGCCCACATACTGCTTCGATTCAGACTGCTTCGCCTTGTTCGATTGGTTGAGGAACGAAGGAAGCGCGATCGCCGACAAGATACCAATGATGATGATCACCACGAGCAATTCGATCAGGGTGAAACCACCCTCTCTCTTTTTCGACACCAAATGGTTGAGGAATTTTGCCTTCAGTTCAGATTTCATGAGAAACGTTTCTCCTTTAAGGTGCGGTTTGTTTGAACTTCTAACGCCTGAATCTAATCTGCCCAGCCTGATCAAGTTTCATATCACCGCACCTCAAAAGGAATTTTACTCCGTAGTTTCAACCATGACGTAGCCCATCTCTTCAAGCGGCAGCAGCAGATTTTTAATCAAATCAAATGCTTCTGTTTCTGGTGTGGGTTCTAATGTAACGGGATTAAAGGGTCGGAGTTTCTGCCACCATTGCACCAACGCATTCATCGGTTGTGGCATTTCGAGCAAGGGCAGTAAACATCCAGCACTGAGACTATCTACGGCAACGGCATGATTGACTAACTGCAAATAGTCACTAAGCTGAAACGCTTTCAACTGCGTCACACACATCGTCAGATCTTGCTTAAATTCATCTTTGTGGAGTTGCGGATTAATGTGAATCGTTGCCGATCGCCATTGTTCATCTGTCCATTCGGAAATTGGAGTATAGGAATGTTCATGTCCTTGATGACCACACCAGATATCGAGCAAGCGATTATGAGGATGCAACAATTCAACCAGATAAAGCTGTTCTTCTACTGTTTTCTCTGCAAGACTCATCACGATCGAGAAAGGCAGTTCATCAATATCCATGAAGAGTGACATCAAATCCCAGTCCCGCCAATTGACCATCGAGGCAAATTCTAAGTCTGCTTCTCGAAGCGCTGCAAAGAATTCTGGAATTGTCCAACCTTTATCACCTTCGAGCAAGTAGTTTGCTAGAACAGTTTGATCATCCGTTTCAAAGTTGGAATTCCAGCCTCTAAGTTTGAGCATTACATTGTTCTTGAGGCACTTCATCGTTTGCCGAACAAGCTGCACATTTTCTTCGGGTTCACCGCCTGACATTAAACCTACTTGGCTAAAAAACTTCTGAGCGCTGAGATAAACCGCTCGCTGCAATGAACTATGAAAATTGGTGCGAAGAATACCATCCGGTTTCAGCACTTCTCGCATCGCCTTCAATCCCGCGATCGGATCTGGCAGCAAATACAACACCTCATCATTATTGATGTAGTCGAACTGCATTCCCAAACTGGGCAAATCTTCCAGCGCGATCGCATGAAATTCTGCATTCTCGATGTTGTGATACTGCAATCGTTTCCGTGCTAGATCGACCGATGCGGGAGAAAGATCGATGCCGACAATTTTCGCGCCTGGATTCGCGATCGCCAATTCCAGCGATTTATATCCGGTTCCACACCCTGCATCGAGAATGACTTTCCCCGCAGGTGTAATCACTTTCTGATTGCGACGATAGTATGCCGTTACCAAACTGTGAATGTAAAGAGTTCTCGGATTTTTCGGAAATTCTTCTAGTGGCGTTCTCGGATAAGGTGCATTATCGAACTGCTGACGCATCTTTTCCAGAAAGTCAGACTTAAGCGGAGTCATGGTCATCGTCGGTTCTCCCGAATAGCCGAAAATTCCCTCCAATATGCCTGCACGATTCAGATTGACCTCCGTAATGATGCGGGTCAATTAGAAATGGAAAATGGTCGATCGCGCTTTTCACGCAATTAGAACCTTTATACTGAAATCAGAAAATCCCGTTGCAAGGAGGCTCGATCGATGGTCACTCAACCGCAACTCAATGAAATCATTTACCCGGAAGGCGATGGCAAGCCAATGGCAGACAATACCAAGCAATTTCGCTGGATTGTGGTGATTGAGCAAAATCTAGAATGGCTGTTCGCAGATGATCCGAACGTATTTGTGGCAGGCGATCTTCTGTGGTATCCGGTCGAGGGCAATAATCGGTTATGCACGGCTCCCGATGCGATGGTAGTGTTTGGTAGACCTAAAGGCGATCGAGGTTCTTACCTGCAATGGGAAGAGGAGAATCTGCCGCCGCAAGTGGTTTTTGAGATTCTGTCTCCGGGCAATACACCTCGCGAAATGGGTCGAAAATTGGTGTTCTACAACACTTATGGCGTAGAAGAATACTACATCTATGACCCAGATCGAAATCAATTAGAAGGATGGTGTCGATCGGAAGATGAACTCCTCGATCAAATTGAATCGATCGACGGCTGGACCAGTCCTCGATTGGGCATTCGATTCCAACTGGGTGAAGAATTGCAGCTATATCGACCCGATGGAGTGCCCTTTTTCTCGTTTGCTCAAATCAATCAGATGTTAGACGAAGAACGCCAGCGAGCCGAACAAGAACGACAAAGAGCAGACGAGGAACGACGAAGAGCGGAAGAATCTGAACAACGTGCAGAACAAGAGCGGCAAAGAGCCGAAGAAATGGAAAAATTGCTGCAACAATATCGAGAGCGATTCGGAGAACTAAACCTAGAGTAAGAAATTTCAGGATTGCAGTCTAGAAATCCAACACCTAAGAAAATCACGTGCCATAATGGTGAGGCTGAAAATCCGTAGGGGAAAAGATAGCACTCCCAACCACTTAATTGAAGGAGAAAAAATGGCACGAGTGATGGTCGTTGGAGCGGGTGGAGTGAGCCGCGTTGTAACTCACAAACTTGCTGCACTGGAAGAGTTTGATGAAATTCTACTCGCCAGCAGGACTCTGGAACGATGTAATACGATCGCCGAAAGTATATCGTCCAAGTCTATTCAGACCGCACAATTGGATGCGGATAACGTGCCCGAAACCGTCAAGCTACTCAAAGCGTTTCGCCCCGATATTCTGATCAATGTGGCTCTGCCTTATCAAGATCTGTCGCTGATGGATGCCTGCCTCGAAGCAGGTGTGAACTATCTCGACACGGCAAATTATGAGCCTCCTGACAATCCGAAATTCGAGTATCGCTGGCAGTGGGCTTATCAAGAACGCTTTTTTGATGCGGGATTGACGGCAATTCTGGGCTGTGGGTTCGATCCAGGCGTGACTGGAATTTTTACGGCTTACGCACTGAAACATCATTTTGATGAGATTCACGAACTCGATATCGTGGATTGCAATGCAGGGAGCCACGGTCGAGCGTTTGCGACCAATTTCAACCCGGAAATCAATATTCGTGAGATTACGCAGCCGGGTCGCTATTACGAAAAAGGCGAATGGGTGACGGTTCCACCGCTGTCGATTCATCAGCCTGTGGACTATCCCGAAATTGGCGATCGAGAGTCGTATCTTCTCTATCACGAAGAGCTTGAATCGTTGGTAAAACACATTCCAACGCTGAAACGAGCACGATTCTGGATGACGTTTTCGGAGAATTATTTGATGTATCTCCGAGTGCTGGAAACGTTGGGATTGACTCGGATTGATCCGATCGATTACCACGGAACTCCAGTCGTGCCATTGAAACTCCTGAAGAAGTTATTGCCTGATCCGTCTTCGTTGGCGGCGACTTATACGGGACAAACCTCGATCGGGTGTCATTTGCGTGGCATCAAGAATGGTCAACCGCAGCAGTATTACATCTACAACAATTGTGATCACGCCGAAGCTTACCAGGAAGTGGGAGCACAAGCGATTTCTTACACAACAGGTGTTCCTGCGGCTTTGGGTGCATTGATGGTGGTGAGTGGTGTTTGGCAAAAACCAGGCGTGTTTAATGTCGAACAGCTTGATCCCGATCCGTTCTTGCAACGATTAGGCGCAATGGGATTACCTTGGCATGAGGTGATTGGTCAATCTTCTCCGTTTGCTGGAGTGTAAGGGATGATCAATGATACTGTGATGGCGACCATTCCGTCGCCCTGTTTTGTGCTGGATGAGGCACGATTGGAACGGAATTTGCAGATCTTCGATCGAGTTCAGCAAGCCGCTCCCGTTAAGGTGCTTTTGGCGTTGAAAGCGTATGCCTTGTTTCATTCGTTTCCGCTGATTAGTAAAACGCTATCGGGAGCTTCAGCAAGTTCGCTCTGGGAAGCTCGGTTGGCAGCAGAAGAATTTGGAGGTGCATTGCATGTCTATTCGCCTGCTTATCGAGATCAGGATTTGCCGGAATTGCTCGATCGAGCAACCCATTTGACGTTTAATTCGCTTAGTCAGTGGGAGCGATCGCCAAAAGGAGCAACTTCGATCGGACTTCGGATCAATCCACTTTATTCGCCAGTCAAAACGGCTCTGTACAATCCTTGCCAACCAGGATCGCGGCTTGGAGTTCATCCAGAGCAATTAGGCGATCGCTTACCTGAAGGAATCAGTGGCTTTCTGTCTCACAATCTGTGTGAAAGCGATTCTTTTGCATTGGAGAAAACGCTTCAGCAGATTGAGCAGCACTATGGTCACTTGTTACCTCAGATCCAGTGGTTGAATTTAGGTGGCGGACATCTGATGACGCATGAGAACTATGATGTCGATCACGCGATCGCAGTTCTGAATGCGTTTCACGATCGTTATCCTCATTTGCAGTTGTATCTAGAACCGGGAAGCGCGATCGTTTGGCAAACGGGCGATTTAGTTGGCACTGTTCTCGATTTGATTCCAACAAACGACTTCACTCATGTGATGCTGGATGTGTCTTTCACAGCACACATGCCTGATTGTTTGGAGATGCCTTATCAACCAGAAATTGAAGGAGCATCACAGTCTGGAGACTATCGCTTAGGAGGATCAAGCTGTTTAGCTGGAGATTTCCTCGGTGATTATGGGTTCGATCGACCGCTATCGATCGGCGATCGACTCGTCTTTAAGGACATGATGCACTACACAATGGTGAAAAGCACCATGTTCAATGGAGTTGCACATCCTGCGATCGGCTGTCTCAAAAAAGATGGATCGTTTGAATTGTGGCGGGAATTTGGCTACGAGGATTATCGATCGAGAGTCGGTTAAGGAAAATAGCGAGAATCTGCGATCGCGAAAATCATGTTTTACCATTTGATTTAATGCGATCGTGGATTTTTTTCTATGGGCAAGAGCAAGAAAGGGAAACCAGAGTGGATCAAAGAAACCCTGGAAATTGATAAAAATCATGGTTGGGAGTCGAAACCAGGCTATAAGATTTTCGTCGCGGGACGAGGCGCGGTGAGGTTTGATGTTCCGCAAAATTGGCACTTTGAACCCGATGAGAAGTCGTTTCGATTTCTTGACGCGCCGCCGCCGAAAGATGATTGTCGGTTAGAAGTTTCTTACAATCATTTGCCGAAACAGGATTGGAGTTTATTTCCGTTAGCGCATACGGTGAAAAAGATTGCGACTGACGATCGACGAGATGTGATCGAAGTGGGAAACGTTGTAACGCTGAAACGTCAAACGGCTCGAATTGCTTGGATACAAATTAAGTTCATCGACTCCAATGAGGAGCGCGAGGCGTATTCTCGAATCTGTGTCGGGCTTGGCTCAAGTGTTCAATGTTTGATCACGTTTGACTATTGGGCGGATCAGGCGGAAAAGCTGACTCCGGTTTGGGACGAGGTGATGAATACGCTCGTGTTGGGATTGTACATTCGTGATCCGAGAACTGGGTTTGCGATGCCAGATTAAACCTGCTCTGAGTTCAATCCCAAAGCAGGTTCAGAGATCTACAGATTGACGAACTGTCCGCCAATACTAATCGTGCGAGTCTCGATCGTGCCCAAGTTAAATTGGTAAACGGTGAAAAAGACGTGATTTTTCTCCGTAATATAGCCTTGAGCAATATAGGTTTTGACCCCAACCGGAAACACTCCACCCACATCACACAGCATCTTTTGGTCAGTCGGTAGATTCGGCTGAGTACAAACCCGACTTTGCCAATTTTGCACTAAATACTGGGCGTAATCTTCTTTTGAAGGACGGTTCAACATTGCCAACATCGTAGCCGCGATCGAGACTCCAATTAACAGTGATTTCATGAGGGTTCTCCGGTAGGTTGGTCGAGCGCATTCGATGGACGGTGCTGAAGTTCCGTTAAACGGTTCTGAGTTCGATCGAGCCAATGATCACATTCCTGAATCAAGGCAACATACCGTCCTCGAATCACGTTCAACTCTTGGTTACAGGTTGTTTCTAGACGATTGAGTTGCGTCTCAAACCATTGCTGCTCACGAGCTTCAACTTGATGAGGTGCACCGATTCTGATCACAGGTGGCTTTGTTTTCCGTAATCCGATCGAGTCCTGTTTGAACTGCTCGAAACATTCAGAAATTAAGCGATCGCATTCTTCGGCTAACTGTTGTCGTCGCTGTTGAAGAAAACAAACTTCAGCATCAAGTTCAATCATTTCTTTGGTGGTCAGACTGGTATTCGGATTGTCCTGAGTCAACCAATTGATATAGTGATCAATCTTGAATTCCTTCAATTCCAAATCACTTGGAATCAATTTCAACTCCTTAAGCGTTCTAACGATCGAGTTCATGACGATATTGCTCCTTTAATTCGTCGTAACGGTCGGGTGCATTCACATACTTGGATTGGTAGCCTGCAATTAACCACAGCAAGGTCACAGGAAACAAAGCTCCGATCGCTCCAATCAGTTGGCTTTCTTGTTCGAGTAGCTTGAACGCGATCACGCCTTCGACTAACGTTGATCCGATCGCAAATACGATCGTCAACAGCGCAGGTCTGAGTTGATGTTTCGCCTCCACTTCTTCGAGCAGTTCGAGTTGAACCTGGGTGTACCAAGTATCAGGATTAAGCTTCTCCATTGGAATTCTCCGGTGATAAGCGTGATAACAAGATGCTGCGAACTTGGTTCGTATTCTGTTTGAACTTCAGATCGGTTAAAACTTCCGTCGCCGCTGCTTGAGTGAAATAGCAAGCAACTCCGCCTCCAAGTAGTCCGATCGAGAAAGCAAAGTCATCTCCTCCAGCTTGTTGGGCTAACAATCGAGGAGCCAAACTGAACGTGAATGCGCCTAATGCAAAAACCATCAGCTTCAAACAGATTCGCTGATCCCGCGTTAACCGTTTCAAGCTCAGTGCTTCTAATTCCTCAATACGTGACTGTGCAAATTGTCTTCGGGCTTCTTGTGCAAGTGCAGCAAAAACATGTGCTCGATAGTCGGCTGGAAGCGCCAAGATGATTTCAGGTGAAAGCTTGCGCCACCAAGCTAAACGAATTCGTCGATCGATCATTGAGCCATCTCCAAAAGCTAGGATTTACGTGCCAGATCAAATGCCCATTTCAGCCCGCTATCACTATCGCGATAAGGAACGATTTGAGTTCTCGGACTTTCTTTGAAAGCTGTAATCCACTGACTTTGAAGTGTTGCTTCTGAACCCACAATCAAAACCACTCCGCGCTGAGCAATTCGCTCTTGAATCCAGTGTTTGATCTGCTGCCAATCGATCGCAGTTTGTCCGTCTGCAACTTCCGCTGCTTGAATCACAAAGATTGCAACGACTGGAGCTTGATTCTGTAATTGCACATGTTGTACCTGTGTTGACCAATCTCGAACGGCACTCATTAACGCGGTTCCAGGAGCATGTCCCAGACTCGCATCAGGATCAAGAATGCGATCGCAGCGACTTCGTAAATTATTCTGCGCTTGCGGTTGATAGGTTGTGTTTTGCCACTGTGTGATTCGATCTGCAAATTGAGCATCGACGATCGCATCTTTCGGTTTGAGAAAAGTCAACCGCTGCCGACAGAGAGTGATCACCTCAGCTTTGAACGGCTGATTGGACGTGGATACATCGACATACAACGTACTCGTAACGGCTTGAGGCTTAAAAAACAGGGATGAACTAATGAGAACAAATAAAAATCCGAGCGTGAATAAAATCAGAGGAGATTTCCAAACGGGAGAATTTGGAATGGGATGAGTGTTCGGTCGAGTGCTGAGTTTCATTTTCAACTCTGGAGAGATTTTGTGAGATAATGCGGTCTCATCGCAAAAAGCAGTCTCGTATCCGCTGAATCGACTAGCCGGGTGACTGAGGAGATCCATTCGTTGTGGAAGGAGCGATCGTTCCTGTGATGAATGTGACCTCAGATTCAGTTGCGGTTAGATTGGCTCAATCAAATCGTCTTGATGAATCAAACGCGGCAGCGGAGTCAATCTTGCATAAATTTCAAGAACCTATGACAAACACGCTGATCCACTCCTCTGTTTCACCAAACGCAGGTGAAGCTTTAAACTTGCTAATATGTGAATTTTTTGTAACAATAGCTGTCAATTCCTTGCTCTCCGAGTCTGTGGCGCTGAAGGAGATGCGGTGTCGATGTCGGTAAGCGATTTAGAACGATATTTACTCAGGGATGACATTGATGCGGGAAAAAGACTGTTAACACAAAGGACATATCGAGAGAGCGTTCGCCAAATTGCTAGAGGACTGCTCAATCGGTCGTTTCCGCAATATTTAGAGGATGCAATCCAAGAGGCAGAAACACACACTCTCGAAAAAGCTCACAGGCATGAATTTCTCGCAGCTTTGTTCTGTAAAGCGTTTAGGCAGCAGGGAGGAAAGGTTACTCGCAAACGCAATTCGGCGCATCGAATTAATGAAATTCCGCCCGCAATTATAGAACGAGCGAGACAAATTGGTTCGGAGCAGGGAATTGAGATTGCTTGTGGTTCATTTTGTTTCTGTGAAGAGTTCAATCTCGCAGGTCAGTCTATAACGCTCTTGACTTGCGATCATCCATTGCGAAAGGCTGTGATCGAACTCGCACTGGGGGAGAATGGGGTCTGCACTGCTACATTACACGAGTTCTATACTTGGCATCGCTTCGTTGCTAAAAACAAAATTCGGGATTGTCTTCGACGGTATGTAACTCAAGCGCTACCGAGTCTCGATCGAGTGGATCAACTGGGAAATCGCTGGATTGATTCTATTTCCGATGAAGACACAAATCGAGATCTTGAAGAGGAGATCGATCGAGAACAAATCCGGCAGCAGACCCTTCGATGTCTTAAACAAATCGATCGCTTATTTCCAAATCAGCGCTACATTGAGCTATGTCGCAAACTTTACAAGGAGAACAACACTCAAAAACAAGTTGCAGACGCATGGGGGCTGAGTGAAGGTGCTGTGAGTCGGCGACTGAGAACTTTAATACAGAAAATTCGTCAATGTCTGAAAAAAGCTCAAGTTGAAGTTCCAGAAGACAATCAAGCTCAGCGGCGACGATCGCAGAAGGGCTACGATTCGTGATAGAATACTTTGCTAAACGAATATACTTGATACTTAGATCAATCT
Coding sequences within it:
- a CDS encoding putative ATP-dependent RNA helicase (similar to AA sequence:cyanobase_aa:RPA2218); amino-acid sequence: MSVSDLERYLLRDDIDAGKRLLTQRTYRESVRQIARGLLNRSFPQYLEDAIQEAETHTLEKAHRHEFLAALFCKAFRQQGGKVTRKRNSAHRINEIPPAIIERARQIGSEQGIEIACGSFCFCEEFNLAGQSITLLTCDHPLRKAVIELALGENGVCTATLHEFYTWHRFVAKNKIRDCLRRYVTQALPSLDRVDQLGNRWIDSISDEDTNRDLEEEIDREQIRQQTLRCLKQIDRLFPNQRYIELCRKLYKENNTQKQVADAWGLSEGAVSRRLRTLIQKIRQCLKKAQVEVPEDNQAQRRRSQKGYDS